The Spirochaetota bacterium genome includes a window with the following:
- a CDS encoding FAD-binding oxidoreductase, translating into MGSVKKLFQGIVKVKKIVDEADGVKSFYFSIDDFEYEPGHFVMIALPEEAEDKKKRRAYSIATSPTETKKDGLIGITIKLVEGGYLTTRVHDSSVIYEGADLFVAGPFGHPIFSNPQTTKSVALFAAGSGVVPVRSAMKYIYDSMPNTKVTLFYSFRTPRDFIYENDMKEMLKSPNFKGFITVTRYDGDDWKGLRGRITRDLILDNITGEEDVFYACGNTPFVKEIENIIINELKVDKSKFKSEAWG; encoded by the coding sequence TGAGGCTGATGGTGTTAAGAGTTTTTATTTTAGTATAGATGATTTTGAGTATGAGCCTGGTCATTTTGTTATGATTGCTTTACCAGAGGAAGCTGAGGATAAGAAGAAAAGGAGAGCATACTCCATAGCTACATCTCCGACGGAGACAAAGAAAGATGGCTTGATAGGTATAACTATCAAATTAGTTGAGGGAGGATATCTTACTACTAGAGTTCATGATTCTTCAGTAATATACGAAGGTGCAGATCTGTTTGTTGCAGGTCCATTTGGACATCCTATCTTCAGTAATCCACAAACGACGAAGAGTGTTGCTTTGTTCGCAGCAGGTAGTGGTGTTGTGCCTGTGAGGTCTGCTATGAAGTATATATATGATTCTATGCCGAATACTAAGGTTACATTGTTTTACAGTTTTAGGACGCCTAGAGATTTCATATACGAGAATGATATGAAGGAAATGTTGAAGAGCCCGAACTTTAAGGGGTTTATAACCGTTACAAGATATGACGGCGATGACTGGAAGGGACTAAGAGGAAGGATAACAAGGGACTTGATACTTGACAATATAACCGGTGAGGAAGATGTTTTCTATGCTTGTGGGAATACACCTTTTGTCAAAGAGATAGAAAATATAATAATTAATGAACTAAAAGTGGATAAGAGTAAGTTCAAATCTGAGGCTTGGGGTTAA
- a CDS encoding FecR family protein — MRYFTIFVLALIVSVSIAYAQSDKYPFAEVVMGDVQYAISGDQTRQPTIYKNLDSGVTIPLYSIVRTGPDGYAEIKLAPNKTVKIYNSTTISLSKFQTESTVDLGAGKLRAIFKRLSQFDELKVRTETGIAAVRGTDFGIIYSKGQGNISLMEVFVREGIVQLTAANGRSVEIREGFSSTINSYLGTIEIEEPKPIQSSDFDRYFSEPQQVQQQPAQPQQLQPQQPVQPQQPTQPQQQLPQQQDSVPPDAMQPQFNFGWEISSQNINGFVWNKIVLSPILRVGKFGFGLYLVSYWDGKNNIYDTTKWYNSYEYNFGFSSEGFFITDFLDDLFKKVLFISYGTKGESVFIRIGSIPDMTLGHGFLMDRYSNMLGFPAIRRIGFQFDLDFGYWGFESAIADLSRSRLFGARTFVRPIYGTPVLGNIAIGISGVADLEPFVISNYAYEGNPTVFLIGSDIDFPIVDVGVFSLTLFADIGKAGIYINKLTDNPYLYFIAQQKNYSEGFNLLKGEGFSAGLKGMIVGIIPYRIEYRRITGQFIPSYFDTMYDAQKELKLFLLVASELPPFNGILGSSGFQVSNMLDFNITYEQLWPEEDINFSINRLIGRFKITKDIVKTLTGIPSYATVVYQRNNIQSAREFFEDVLRDSFVTLELAYSIDPNTDISISYKRFYVSSFEYQDSVSIQLKSAVFGEIGM; from the coding sequence ATGAGATATTTTACAATCTTTGTGTTAGCACTAATTGTTTCGGTTAGTATTGCATACGCACAATCTGACAAGTATCCTTTTGCTGAAGTAGTTATGGGAGATGTTCAATATGCTATATCAGGTGATCAGACAAGACAACCTACGATTTATAAGAATTTGGATTCTGGTGTGACTATACCGTTATACTCTATCGTCAGAACAGGACCTGATGGTTATGCAGAGATAAAACTAGCACCTAATAAGACTGTGAAAATCTATAATTCTACTACTATATCTCTTTCTAAATTTCAAACGGAAAGTACCGTTGATCTTGGGGCAGGTAAGTTGAGAGCTATATTCAAAAGACTCTCACAGTTTGATGAACTTAAAGTAAGAACTGAAACGGGTATTGCTGCCGTAAGAGGAACTGATTTTGGTATCATTTACAGTAAAGGACAAGGTAATATATCTCTTATGGAGGTGTTTGTAAGGGAAGGGATCGTTCAGCTAACTGCTGCTAATGGTAGAAGTGTTGAAATAAGGGAAGGTTTTTCTAGCACCATCAATAGCTATCTGGGAACGATTGAAATTGAAGAACCTAAACCTATTCAGTCATCTGACTTTGATAGATACTTTTCTGAACCTCAACAGGTTCAACAACAGCCTGCTCAACCCCAACAACTACAACCACAGCAACCTGTCCAGCCGCAGCAGCCAACTCAGCCACAACAGCAACTACCTCAACAACAAGATTCAGTCCCACCAGATGCTATGCAACCTCAATTCAATTTTGGTTGGGAGATAAGCTCACAGAATATAAATGGTTTTGTGTGGAATAAGATAGTTCTTTCACCAATACTAAGAGTTGGTAAGTTTGGGTTTGGATTATATCTGGTCAGCTACTGGGATGGTAAGAATAATATATACGATACTACAAAATGGTATAACTCTTACGAATACAACTTCGGGTTCAGTAGTGAAGGTTTCTTCATAACGGACTTCCTAGATGACCTTTTCAAGAAAGTTTTGTTCATAAGTTATGGTACCAAAGGTGAGAGTGTGTTCATCAGAATAGGTAGTATTCCAGATATGACACTAGGACATGGGTTCTTGATGGATAGATATTCCAATATGTTAGGTTTTCCTGCGATAAGGAGGATTGGGTTCCAGTTTGACCTAGATTTTGGTTATTGGGGGTTTGAAAGTGCTATAGCTGACTTATCAAGAAGTAGGTTGTTTGGTGCTAGGACATTCGTAAGACCGATCTATGGAACGCCTGTTCTTGGTAATATAGCGATAGGTATCTCTGGTGTTGCAGACCTTGAGCCATTCGTTATATCCAACTATGCATACGAAGGTAATCCTACTGTGTTTTTGATCGGTTCTGATATTGACTTTCCTATCGTTGATGTAGGAGTCTTCTCATTAACTCTTTTTGCTGATATTGGAAAAGCAGGTATATACATAAATAAACTCACAGACAATCCATATCTGTACTTCATAGCACAACAAAAGAACTATTCAGAAGGGTTCAACCTTCTAAAGGGGGAGGGCTTCTCGGCAGGACTGAAAGGTATGATTGTAGGAATAATTCCTTATAGAATAGAGTATAGGAGGATAACAGGTCAGTTCATACCTTCCTACTTTGATACAATGTATGACGCTCAAAAAGAACTAAAACTCTTCCTACTAGTAGCATCTGAATTACCACCGTTTAACGGAATTCTGGGTTCAAGTGGATTCCAGGTCAGTAATATGCTTGACTTTAATATAACATACGAACAACTATGGCCAGAGGAGGATATAAACTTTTCAATAAACAGACTGATAGGTAGATTTAAGATAACGAAGGATATCGTAAAGACACTGACAGGAATACCTTCATACGCTACTGTCGTATATCAAAGAAATAATATACAGTCTGCTAGAGAATTCTTTGAGGATGTGCTGAGAGACTCATTCGTTACATTAGAGCTTGCCTACAGTATTGATCCAAACACGGATATATCAATATCGTACAAAAGGTTTTATGTTTCATCCTTTGAGTATCAGGATAGTGTGTCAATTCAGTTAAAGTCTGCAGTGTTTGGTGAGATAGGAATGTAA
- a CDS encoding extracellular solute-binding protein encodes MNRIITTLIFLSLTIFVFGQVKVNIWHAYRGDEKKAIEQVANTFNITYFDVQISLLPVPFDAINDKLRTMVPLGKGPDLFIFAQDFTGEWANNNIIVPVDSFVTKEIISQFPRYLVMAYVYGDNDNLWALPMSFKNLILFYNKNYISTVPNTWSELIELAKKFTDPRSGPYGRRGFVYDMGNFYYHTMWIQGYGGRIFEKRKGTEYFPLLDTEPVYNSIKYVLRLKKLINPTGDPKAEVGADGSTVTELFNSGNALFVVNGQWFRAEISPKINYGVAPFPIIDDLPGIKGSGRRAIPFLTVEGIFMSSNVKNKQAAFKVMQFITSPQAGRIFAKVGKQTPANVGAYQYSEVKNDPISQIFIESAKEAIPMPNVPEMALTWSPATSALVESTGLDADDPKLDTKIKDIWKKRQNELVGLIKATYKR; translated from the coding sequence ATGAATAGAATAATAACAACACTTATATTTCTGTCTCTTACAATATTTGTTTTTGGACAAGTGAAGGTTAATATATGGCACGCCTACCGTGGTGATGAGAAGAAGGCAATAGAGCAAGTTGCTAATACCTTCAACATAACTTACTTTGATGTCCAGATAAGTCTCCTACCAGTGCCGTTTGATGCGATAAACGATAAGCTGAGGACAATGGTTCCTTTAGGCAAAGGTCCAGACTTGTTTATATTCGCACAAGACTTTACAGGTGAATGGGCTAACAACAACATCATCGTTCCTGTTGACTCTTTCGTAACCAAAGAGATAATATCTCAATTCCCGAGGTATCTGGTTATGGCTTATGTCTATGGCGATAATGACAATCTCTGGGCACTACCTATGTCCTTCAAGAACCTGATCCTGTTTTATAACAAAAATTACATATCAACCGTTCCTAACACCTGGAGCGAGTTGATAGAACTCGCAAAGAAATTCACTGACCCAAGATCAGGTCCTTATGGTAGAAGAGGATTCGTGTATGACATGGGCAACTTCTACTATCACACGATGTGGATACAGGGATATGGTGGTAGAATATTTGAGAAAAGAAAAGGAACCGAATACTTTCCACTCCTTGATACAGAACCAGTTTATAACTCTATAAAGTATGTCCTTAGGCTTAAGAAACTTATAAATCCTACCGGTGATCCAAAAGCAGAGGTAGGTGCAGATGGTTCAACCGTTACAGAATTATTCAATTCAGGTAATGCTCTGTTTGTTGTTAATGGTCAGTGGTTTAGAGCAGAGATATCACCTAAGATTAATTATGGTGTTGCACCATTCCCCATAATAGATGATTTACCAGGGATAAAAGGTTCTGGTAGAAGAGCAATACCATTCCTCACGGTAGAAGGAATATTTATGTCCTCTAATGTCAAGAATAAACAAGCAGCATTCAAGGTTATGCAGTTCATAACGAGTCCGCAAGCAGGTAGAATATTCGCAAAAGTTGGTAAGCAAACACCAGCTAATGTTGGAGCATACCAATATTCTGAAGTCAAAAACGATCCAATCTCACAGATATTCATAGAGTCAGCGAAAGAAGCAATACCTATGCCGAATGTTCCTGAAATGGCTCTAACTTGGTCTCCAGCAACAAGTGCTCTAGTTGAATCAACCGGACTTGACGCAGATGACCCAAAACTTGATACAAAAATAAAAGACATCTGGAAAAAGAGACAAAACGAATTAGTAGGACTTATAAAGGCTACCTACAAAAGGTAA
- the recR gene encoding recombination mediator RecR, with amino-acid sequence MNILPNSVKEMIEVLSDISGIGPKTAERIALFIITSKSDIISRLSNVIEKLKNEVKVCSECGMVSDTDPCVVCSSLERNRKVICVVEKPSDVLVIEKTEQYDGLYHVLGGVISPLDGVGPGDLPINKLIDRIKKLEVEEVFFALDPDSEGEITTSYIVSLIRKSAIDVKITSVAKGVPLGGNIEYSDTLTLSRAIKNRSIIDSY; translated from the coding sequence ATGAATATCCTTCCAAATAGTGTAAAAGAGATGATTGAGGTTTTGAGCGATATTTCTGGTATAGGTCCTAAAACTGCAGAAAGGATTGCGCTTTTCATTATAACTTCAAAGTCAGACATAATTTCAAGATTATCTAATGTTATTGAAAAGTTGAAAAATGAAGTAAAGGTGTGTTCTGAATGTGGTATGGTGTCTGATACAGATCCTTGTGTTGTTTGTTCCTCCCTGGAGAGAAACAGAAAAGTAATATGTGTAGTTGAAAAGCCTAGTGATGTGTTAGTCATTGAGAAAACTGAACAGTATGATGGACTTTATCATGTTCTTGGTGGGGTTATCTCACCACTTGATGGAGTTGGACCTGGAGATCTACCAATTAACAAACTGATTGATAGAATAAAGAAACTTGAAGTTGAGGAAGTATTTTTCGCACTTGACCCAGACTCAGAAGGTGAGATAACTACTTCCTACATAGTATCACTCATTAGGAAGAGTGCTATTGATGTGAAGATTACATCAGTAGCTAAAGGTGTTCCATTAGGTGGAAACATAGAATATTCGGATACACTTACACTTTCAAGAGCCATAAAGAACAGAAGTATTATAGACTCCTACTAA